Genomic DNA from Triticum dicoccoides isolate Atlit2015 ecotype Zavitan chromosome 4B, WEW_v2.0, whole genome shotgun sequence:
TAAATATATTATACAGTGCTgcaaagtagtactactagtactacagtGTTGGTGCTGCTACTTTACTGCATTACTTTGACTATGGCTCCTCCCCCTCCGGTTTCACTGGAAAAGCAGGTTGTGGTTGGGAAGCACAAGCGTGTTGCCGTTGCTAATTACGTGCACTCAATGGCCGGCCAGCCTTGTGCTACCCCCAACACCTTGCTGGCCGGCCTGCGCGTGTATATATACTGGGTGCCGGAGCACACAAGCCTCACACACCAAGCACACCTCTCTCTtctagtcttcttcctcctccgcctcgcgtTGCCTCCTCTCCTTCCCTTCACAAAACCGAAGCGGCAAGATGGCCGGCACCCTGGACGAGGCCAAGATCATCGACTACTTCAGGAACAAGAGCGTGCTCATCACCGGAGCCACGGGCTTCCTTGGCAAGAGTAAGTCCATGCATCCATGCCGGAGAAGATTGAttggtgttgcgtcgtgtgctcacTAGCTCGTCGGCCTGTGCAGTCATGGTGGAGAAGATCCTGCGGGTCCAGCCGGACGTGAAGCGGATCTACCTGCCGGTGCGGGCGGCCGACGCCGCCGCGGCCAGGCGCCGGGTGGAGACCGAGGTACGTGCCTCTCTGCCCGTCCATCATGgttcttggtgagctcatgctgcaAGGAACACATGCGATGCGAGCTTTCTCTCGGACAGAGAAGCCCCCAAGCTGCTCCCACTGTGCCCCTTGTGTCTCTTCATTCCGTTTCATACTCACTACTAACTTTTTTTTCATTTTAATGGATATTGTAATAGTACTAGTAATGTTTATGTGGCGCATCGGAACAAAACATGCATAGATAGATATCACAAATCCATCACAGCATCATAAACAGCCCAGCTGCCCGCTGCTGCTCCTCCTATCTGTGATGCAAACATGAACATGGGTAGAATAATTATCTTATAGGCATAACCCTGTTGAGTCTCATTCCTGCCGAACATTCAGGCAGGTCACATGCCATTTTTCTTCTCGATCTCTTTCTGAGGTTGAGAGTCACATGCCATGCCATACTCTGCATGAGAGAGAGGTGGCCATGAATAACCTCAGCTCTACACCGCTCATTCTTCTCTTAGATAGTGGTAGGAGTACGGTTGacaaaattttcaacactttcaTTTATGTCCGGTCCGGGAAACCGGAAGCCTTGGGAAAACAGGCCGCAGGATGATAAATAAACCGGCGGCGAGGTGGTGCAGCTGCGTGTGTATTCCTAGGAGTGGTATGTGAGGAGTTATGGTGTGGGTAGGCCGGTAGGTTTGGTCAGGTCGACTCGGCTCAGAGGTTATCAATGGCCTCTGCCGCATGCAGTGCGCAACTGGTACTACGCCACCACCACCTAGCTAGCCGGCCAGTGTGCAGCctgcctgcatgcatgcatggctgGCTGGTGCTGGGAAATGCAGAAAAGAAGAGAGTGTGATCTACTCTAGCTAGTGGTGTAGTTATTGAGTAGGGCCAAGAAGATCCAGAACAGAGACAATGGGCAGTATGCTTGGTCCTCCACCCTACTCCTACTCCATCTAGCAAGTCCTCCGGAAAAGAAACCCTTTCCAGTACGCCTGGCCCCTCTCCATTTCTTCATATGCATTCACTCATCCTTCATTGTATAGGTATGGGCAATTTACAGTTGCAGACAGTTGCACGGGTCGATTGTCATCTGCTGCAGAAGCAATTTATAGTTTTTGCTATAAGTTGCCGAGACACCCACCATGTTGGGTTGTGGATCcacggtgcatgcatgcatgcatatatcaAACGCACATTGCAGATTAAGAATTAATTAGTGTAGATCAAGCATGTCTGGATGATCAACTAAATTTAACGAGATCGACGTGGTTCGCAGGTGGTGGGGAAGGAGCTGTTCGGGGTGCTGCGGGAGCGCCACGGCGCCGGGTTCGACGCCTTCGTCGCGGACAAGGTGGTGGGGCTGGCCGGCGACGTCATGcgcgagggcttcggcgtcgaCCCCGCCACGCTCCGGGACCTCCGGCTCGCCGACGAGCTCAACGTCATCGTCAACGGCGCCGCCACCACCAACTTCTACGAAAGGTACAGTGCTATTGACGACTGTTTAATTCTTCAGAGAAAAATTCAGCTGCATCTTCTTCTCTAGAGTAGCTAGTGAGCTCATCAATGGCCTCTGCAAGCAACTAACTGCGGAATGGACGTGGACGTGTGCGTGCGTGCTCAGGTACGACGTGGCCCTGGACGTGAACGTGGTGGGGGTGAGGCACATGTGCGACTTCGCCCGGAGGTGCCCCAACCTCGAGGTGCTCATGCACGTCTCCACGGCCTACGTCGCCGGCGAGAAGCAGGGGCTCGTGCCGGAGAGGCCGTTCAAGGACGGCGAGACGCTGCGCGACGACGGCACCCAGCTCGACATCGACGCCGAGCTGAGGCTCGCCAGGGACCTCCGGAAGCAGATGGAGGCCGACGACGAGGTGGGCCCCAAGGCCCAGAGGAAGGCCATGAAGGACCTCGGCCTCACCAGGTTAGCAATCATGTTTTTTTTCTGAAAGTTTCTCCTCCTTCCTGTGAAATTCAAGTTCAAAAATCACTATTTTTTTAATTCAGATTTAGAATTCATTTGCAATAACTGTGTGTGCAGGGCCCGGCACTTTGGGTGGCCCAACACGTACGTCTTCACCAAGTCCATGGGGGAGATGATGCTGGCCCAGATGATGCGCGGGGGCGACGTGCCCGTTGTCATCGTCCGGCCCAGCATCATAACCAGCGTCCAGAACGACCCACTGCCAGGATGGATCGAAGGCACCAGGTCGGTTCAAACTCTGCTTCGCGTCCAAATTCAAATGCTAACTTTCAAATTCTGACACTGAAAtgaaaaccgcaggacgatcgacgCCATCCTGATCGGGTACGCGAAGCAGAGCCTGTCGTGCTTCCTCGCCGACCTTGACCTCACCATGGACGTGGTAATTGCTTCACTCGCTGTTAGTTAATTCAGCAAATGCAGAGCAACTAGTAGTGCTACCGTCTTCTTGCGAACGTGCTGCAGTAATGAGTAATAAGTAACACTAGTACAGTGTGTGACCATGCTGCAGTAAGTTGCATCAAAAGTCTCTGTGCCAACCAGGCCAAGTGGTTGCTGCAGTGCATCAACCAACCTAGCTGTACTTGGCCGCATGCAGTTACTATTTGAATCTTGCCTGCTATAGCAAGGTTACATATGCTGCTAATAGATTATCACAGTTCTAACCCAAATGTGCAACAATGGTGTATGCAGATGCCCGGTGACATGGTGGTGAACGCGATGATGGCGGCCACGGTGGCGCACGCCTCCTCCACTCGGTCATCAGAGCCAGAGAAGAAGCCGCCTCCGCAGCAGCAACACCCTCATTCGGTGCCGCCATCGCCAACGGTGTACCACGTCAGCTCGTCGCTGCGGCACCCGGCTCCGTACGCGGTGTTGTACCGGACGGGGATGCGGTACTTCGAGGAGCACCCACGTGTGGGGCCCGATGGCCGCACCGTGCGCACTCGCAAGGTGCGGTTCCTCGGCAGCATCGCGGCGTTCCACCTCTTCATGGTGCTCAAGTATCGTGTCCCCCTCGAGCTCCTTCGCCTGCTCTCTATCCTCTGTTGTGGCCTCTTCGGTCTTGCCGCCCTCTATCATGACCTCGCCCGCAAGTACAGGTATGGTCTTTCGAATTCTCTTTGCAGTTGTATGGTCTCGATGTTCAACCGGTGGCTTAAAGAACGTGTGTCGTGCAGGTTCGTGATGCAGCTGGTCGACTTGTACGGGCCCTTCTCGCTCTTCAAGGGTTGCTTCGACGATGTAAACCtcaacaagctcaggatcaccatggCTGATGGCGACCATGCCGATACCGCCGGCGGGCTATTCAACTTTGACCCCAAGACCGTTGACTGGGACGATTACTTCTTCAAGGTCCACATCCCTGGTGTCATGAAGTACGTCCTCAAGTGATGTTCCATTTGCATTGATCTGCTTCTACATATCTACCAAGAGAGAAGGGGGGAAATCAACTGAATGCTAGCCCGTTGCCCACCATGTGTAATCTTGTTCTTAAGTCTGCGGTATTATTGTATGAGTATTGATTGTACTGCCATTGGAAATTTAACCAATGACTATGAGTATAAGATAAAATTACTTGCATTCTAGCCGGGGCCTCTGAAATGACAAGGTTCCTATGGAATTATGTTGGGAATTTTTTACTTTTCACAGTACTACGAAAAAACACAGCCTTCAAATGTGCATAGGTTTATTTTGCCACATGTGCATAGGTATGTTGCGTAGAATAAAATGTGATTTGAAGCGAGCGCACATCCCGGCCTCCCTTAGGCCTCGGCCCATTTATCTTTTCTTCACCTTGCTCCGCACCGCTACGCTCGGGTTTGTTTCCAGGGTTTCATGGCTTCCCATGAGTCCGGGTTGCCTTACTGTTTTTTCTCTGGTTTATATAGTATTTTCAGATTTCAATTTTTCTATGTTTTCACCGGTTTCTCTGTCTTTTTTCCCACCTTTTTCTCTATCTGGAATACCTTTCATTTTCATTTAAATTATTAGATTCGTGCATTTTCTTAGAAAAATATATGAACAGTTTTTTAATTCCTGATCATTTCTAAAAACTAAAACATATTTAAAAATTAATTTAAAATTAATCAATTCATAATTTGTAAATTTATGAATGTTTTTATAATTTTATGGAGATTTTTAAATTCATGGTAGTTTCAAAaaaaactcatgaatattttttaaagtcCTGGACATTTATAAAAGTAGCAAAGGTTTTAAAATCTTGTGAACCTTTTCTTTTGAATCCATGAACAGTTCAAATATATGAAAACCTGTTTTTTTAAGCAATCATCAGCGAGTGGATTTTCTGAAGAGAACAACAACGACTAGTTTTTCTCAAGAAGCGAACACTTAGCAAGTGGTTTCTCTCAGCAAAAGAACATGGTTTACCACCTATTCTATGCATCCAAACCTCGTCAACGAAACACTGGCTTTTCACCATGATCGAGTCATATCGCATGAAAATCTTACTACCACGTGTGTAACACATTGGGCCATATGGCATGCAAAGCGAAAGTTAATTCATGAAGAAAATGCCAAAGTTTGTTATCCATTTTTTACTTTCATTGAAGTTTCCTTGATAAACTCTGTCTATTACCAAGGAGGTGAAGGCTACTACACATGACACAAACTGTATTCCACTAGTTGTCGTTTTTGATCAATAAAGTTGGCATTACCCCTCAAATAAATCAGTTAATTTCTATGTCTGCCGGCCAGCGTCCTTGGGATGCAACAAATTAAATCGATTAATCAATTCTTTGGGCTTATGGAAGGCAGGACCAGGAACAACAGTCGGAAGGAAGGCAGGGAAATTTCGAGCCATCTTCCATTTTTTAAGCATCTTTCCGTCAATACCCTACGATTCCGTGAGCCCTTAATCGAGTTCCGATTTCCACCCACTATATAGTTTTGCTAAAATTTTGTAGCTAATTTTATTCTTTTCATCTACTAGACGTCTAGTATTGCAAGATCCAAGTCATGTCTTCATTTAGAAAAATATGAATTTGATTACCAAACGCATaggaagaaatgaaaaaaaaacaaggATTTAACTCAGACTCAAGAAAAAGATATGGATAAGTGTGTTAAAAAAGCACAAATGTCCTTCGTTAACCAGTCACTTGATCAAGACCATGCACGTGATAGTAATGTTGACAATAATCCCAGTCCTAGAGATGGCCAGACAAAGGCAGAAAATAATGTCAAGGATTTTATTGCAGCTTTTATTTTCAAAGAACACTAAAAGAATGATGTTATTTAAATGAAGACTATACAGCCAGAAGTATGTACTATTCTCGATATTTCGTATTGTTACATAAGATATTATGATATTTATATTTATGTATTTTTTTAGTGCGGTAAGGTTCATTTTAAAGTTTGGCACGGGGCCTCGATTTTGCCAGCCTAGCCCTGGTTCATGGTTAGCCATTTTCTCGCGGTCATATCCAACCTGAAGATTCCTGCTTCGGACGCTATGCGCAGATAATCAAGGAAGTCAACTCTCAGGCGGCAGAGGTTGCAACTTTTGAATACCACAATGAAAAGAGAACACATAATATGATGTTCTTTCCTTGGTGCGCTATGTGATTTCCCTAGTCACAAACTGCCATATTTGGCTAGATTGGCCACCCAAGGGAGTTTGTATGAACGTTATTGATGCAAACTTACTAAAAATTCTGGGTTCTCAAAGAAATTTTGCCTCCCATTTTTTCATTTTGGTttctcttcccacttttttttattTTGAGTTTGTATTACTTTTTATGTTTTGTAACTTTTTTGTGCTTTTACCTTTGCCTTTTGTTATTCATTTCATTTCCACATTTTATTTTCTATAATTTTATTTTAAGAAATATGATAAAATACAATAACATTGTTTTATGCACTCACGCTTTCCTAAAATAACATGAACATCTTTTCCCAAAAGATGTGAAAACCTTTTATTATCAACATGAACATTTAAAAAATACATTAACAATTTAAATTGAATAAATACATGAACACCTTTTCAAACCATGCAAAtattaaaaaaatacatggataaTTACCTAAACTACGTTAATATATTTATAAAAATACTTGATATTTTTTAGAAATTATATGAATGCTTTTAAAAGATAATTGAATGTTTTTCATATTAAAACTTTAAATATGTGGATAATTATATAATTAACCGGATATATTTAAAAAAATTACATTAATGATTTTGTATATGAGATCTAATGATCGTAGTCAGGTCTCCTACAAATTCGCAAAAAACATCCTCGAGAGTCCGTAATTTCAAATGTGTGTTGAGAGCTCTGATCCAAACAGTAGAATCACACATTCATAATTGTTTCAGCTCCTCCTAATTGAGCTTTAGAATCCGTTTTAGACCAGAGATTTTTTAGTGTGATTGAACCAGAAAAAAAACTTAGTAGGCCTAGTAAAAAATATTGAATTATATCGTTTGTTTATTTATACTAAACTCTTTTATCTCATCATGACTCAGTTGATAACTATTTTTTTTGCCATTGTTGATATGTATCACATAATTTATTTATTCATATAATAAGCTACACAAATTAGCATCTATATTATGGTGTGAATTTGTTGTACAGATCCATATTTATTATCACAAATGCCTTCCTAGTGCTAAATGGGAAATtgtatttttttgcaaaaaaaaaaacatatTATTGTTTAAGAAAAATACATGTTTCATTGTAAATTCGAGCAATCCTTTAATTTTGCAGTATGTCCCATGATGTGTTGTAAGCGTTTGTGTATCAATTTCCCATGGGATCAACATGGTAGAGTCATTTTAAAGTATATGGAGAGGTCAAATAAAGTAGTAGAGATGTCTAGAGCTTTTTCTATCACGAGAGATATCTGGAGTTCGTGACTATGAAGTTTAGGTGTCCTTCAATGGATATTTCAAAAGTGAACGAAAGGTCAATTGATTCTCCACCGTAAAATGCCACAAATCTGGTATCCCGAACCCCTttttgaagaaaagaaaaaggtAAACAAGGAAAGCAAAACAATCGATAAAAGAAACATAATGTTGCAGCCAAAAGACCCTAGCATTTTGCAATCAAGACTCGAAAGTTTTGGTTTTCTTACAAACAAGGACAAATTTTTGACAAGTCTTTTGGATTTTTGATAGAAATTTTGGCAGTATAACACGTTGGTAAGAATCCAAATCAACAAGAATGATGACGTGTTGTTCATTCCAAAATTCATTCATCACTCCAAGTCAATCATAAACATTTTCTACACTCGCATTGCAACTAATAGGTCATAGTCATTCCGCTGAGGTCAAACCATGATGAACAGAATAGGGGGAGGGGACACTAAGGAACTACAAACAGAATCAAACAACCATGGGAAAATTCTCAAAATAGACACTATGGTGTATGCACTTTTCTTCATTTTCCACAACAAACCGGACCGGAAGGGTTGTCCTTGGCTTCTGTTGCTGGAGGTGTGACATCCATTTTATCGAACTTGGATTTTGTTGTTGGAGATGTCACGTCCATTTTGTCGATGTTTTCCTCGGCGGAGCCTTCATACTCCACTAGGAGGTCCATGGACTCGTTGAGCAGTCCCTGGACTTTGCGGTTTGTCACCATAGAAGCAAGTATGTCTTCTTCCCTCAAAAGTTTGTGTTTCTTCATTCCCTGCAAAAGTTGTCACCCGTGAGTTCATAGATTGAAGAGTGAAACTAACACCGTGTTGGAGTCGAATACAATTGCTATTTGCTAGTAGAACGTCCATTCGTTGCTATGGGCTATAATGCATATAAATGTATCGTACAAATGATTAAGGTCGTCTCCAAGGTGAAGCTCATTTGTCCCTCATATGCCTGGACGTGGTCGGACATCAAACAGACGCCCGACAAGCTCCCCAGAATTCAACCGCCTAGATAGTCCGGGCTCCACCAAACCCAACCTATATTTGGGAGAGAAATGTGGTTGTCCGCACTATCTGCCACACTATCTCCAACACACGGTACTAACACAAAAACCCCACCTCACGATGCACTCTTCCCTTTTCTTGTCGGACCCTCCCCTTTCTATTCGGTTTCCCACCGTAGCGGGACATTTCTCGCTGGAACCCACTCCTTTAAAACCGTATGACGCCCACCTGACCTTCGCCATGGCGCTCTCGCTCTTCACACCATACTTCCCCATGGACCGCCAAGGAGGGTTCCCCCGCCAACCGCCCCGCTCCCCACCCTGATCCCCTCCCATGTGTTCGTGTCGATCCGCCACTGTAATCAAGAGGAGGAGGCATGCACCACTCGTGACACCCCGAGCCAAGAAGGCAGATCTGATGTCTCCTGAGCCCAGTTAAACGCCGCGCATTACCATGAAACAAAAATATGTTTTTCGTTGTTGGGCATGCAAGTGATACGCCATAGTGTGTGTTATTAACTCTTGAAGCAACCAGACAATGCATTTACCCTTCTATCCTAAAAAAAAATTGTACGACTTGATGAAAAAAATTAACCTCTCGCTCATGCAATTTTCAGTGAAGTCATCTCTAATGAAATGCAATTTGTCGTATTCTCTAACGTATAAATTTTTTTCCGGTCAGACAACTGTAACTGAAGAGACCATCTCGAACTCCCACCCCGCTCATTCTCAACCATCACTTTTATCATAAAATCCACTAACTCGTGttttaagcgagccaataatcgtcGCCGCCGTGAGAGGTCAACAGCAAGGGACAACCTAGTTCTATACTGGATCCACCCTACATCCTGGGCTCTAACAAAAGTTGGAGCCGTGAGCTAAATCTGAGAACAAAAGATGGACCACACACAATTGAATTGTTGATGTTCCAGTTTACTACATGAGTTCTGCTTATACTTTCAAAACAATATCAGCATGGATGATTTGAAGATAAACAACAAGCATCAGCCAAGTCTAAAATTATTCTTGTTACCATTGTTTCATGGGCATATCAAGAAGAATTTGGCTTGTATTCATGCTCTCGTTCTATTTAAGAAGTGCTCCATGGGGCCATTGTCGTGCAATTATTTAGTTATTAGAGAAAATCTAAACATAAATTTTACTCTAAAAGGGCAGATATATATAAATATTTTGAATCTGCATTGTTATTCTGCATGTTGAAAAGGGTATTCTGCCGTGCGCCTTGAAATAAGCATTTTTCCAACAGAAATATTATGCATGTTGGATACTGCCGTACACTGACATGTAGTTAGAACCTCCCATGTGAGCATTTAGCCATTGTAAAAAAAAATCCAATGTGCATCGACAAAAACTGACCATTTACGTAGATCAGCTGGGTTGAAAAAATTGCATTTATATGTGTATTTGTCATAAGAAAAAAAGCCAGAAAAATTGCAtttatgtatattttacactatCTTTTTTACGTTGATTATATATTTAGTCAATCCAatatgtgtgtgtgtctatataatatattatatatatgtatatatattaattagccaaatatttgattgcatgtgcaATTAATTAGGTCCATTTAAACATGGATTTATTCCTGAAAAATCAATTTGAAAACCGAGTCattaatataattaattaattagacgTGCATTTAATTAGACTTGGAGATAATTAGGGATTTTCCAAcggtattttctctttttttgcgaaTATTTTCCCTAATAGTCTGATCCACTTTTCTAGCTATTCTTTTCGAAACCGCCCATAATATACCGCTTCACATGCCGTTATTGTTTCTAGATTTTTCATCGCATAGCAACACATGATATTTACCTAATT
This window encodes:
- the LOC119294509 gene encoding probable fatty acyl-CoA reductase 5, producing MAGTLDEAKIIDYFRNKSVLITGATGFLGKIMVEKILRVQPDVKRIYLPVRAADAAAARRRVETEVVGKELFGVLRERHGAGFDAFVADKVVGLAGDVMREGFGVDPATLRDLRLADELNVIVNGAATTNFYERYDVALDVNVVGVRHMCDFARRCPNLEVLMHVSTAYVAGEKQGLVPERPFKDGETLRDDGTQLDIDAELRLARDLRKQMEADDEVGPKAQRKAMKDLGLTRARHFGWPNTYVFTKSMGEMMLAQMMRGGDVPVVIVRPSIITSVQNDPLPGWIEGTRTIDAILIGYAKQSLSCFLADLDLTMDVMPGDMVVNAMMAATVAHASSTRSSEPEKKPPPQQQHPHSVPPSPTVYHVSSSLRHPAPYAVLYRTGMRYFEEHPRVGPDGRTVRTRKVRFLGSIAAFHLFMVLKYRVPLELLRLLSILCCGLFGLAALYHDLARKYRFVMQLVDLYGPFSLFKGCFDDVNLNKLRITMADGDHADTAGGLFNFDPKTVDWDDYFFKVHIPGVMKYVLK